The Myxosarcina sp. GI1 genome has a segment encoding these proteins:
- a CDS encoding GGDEF domain-containing protein: protein MNLKIDREKILNYLAIIISSAAILFFSIIDHLVFIDISLSLFYLLPIFFASWYGKKQFSYFLVLLSTIGSFIGEFQVKHHVYLLIVLWNTLVRLIVFFTIAYLISSLKTAYEKEKVLSRIDPLTGIANRRFFIELLRSESIRSVRYGHFLTLAYFDLDNFKQVNDRQGHDLGDKLLRFIAQTVKQQIRETDTVARLGGDEFALLLPETNYEAGQFVLSRLQQQLRTSIEAYFPSVSLSIGAVTFQNFPDSTDKMLEVADSLMYRVKQNGKNNLEHQIFATGNTKTDRNISSLAKN, encoded by the coding sequence ATGAATCTCAAAATAGATCGTGAAAAAATACTAAATTATTTGGCAATTATAATTAGTTCTGCGGCAATTCTATTTTTTAGTATTATCGATCATTTAGTCTTTATTGATATTTCTCTATCACTTTTTTATTTGTTACCTATCTTTTTTGCGAGTTGGTACGGAAAAAAGCAGTTTTCCTATTTTTTAGTATTGCTAAGTACCATTGGTAGTTTTATTGGCGAATTTCAAGTAAAACATCATGTGTATCTACTAATAGTTCTATGGAATACATTAGTAAGATTAATTGTATTTTTTACCATAGCTTATTTAATATCTAGTCTCAAAACAGCTTACGAAAAAGAAAAAGTTCTGTCTCGTATAGACCCCTTAACAGGAATAGCAAATCGACGATTTTTTATCGAATTATTGCGAAGCGAATCTATACGCTCTGTTCGTTACGGTCATTTTCTAACTTTGGCTTATTTCGATCTAGATAACTTTAAACAAGTCAACGATCGCCAAGGACACGATCTGGGAGATAAATTATTAAGATTTATTGCTCAAACTGTCAAACAACAAATTCGTGAAACGGATACTGTCGCTCGTTTGGGGGGAGACGAATTTGCTTTGCTTTTACCAGAAACGAACTATGAAGCTGGTCAGTTCGTTTTGTCTCGTCTTCAGCAACAACTTAGAACATCCATTGAAGCTTACTTTCCTTCAGTAAGCCTTAGTATAGGAGCGGTTACTTTCCAAAATTTCCCCGATTCAACTGATAAAATGCTGGAAGTGGCAGATAGTTTAATGTATCGAGTCAAACAAAATGGTAAAAATAACCTCGAACATCAGATATTTGCAACAGGTAACACTAAAACCGACCGAAATATTTCAAGTTTAGCCAAAAATTAA